From a single Maniola hyperantus chromosome 3, iAphHyp1.2, whole genome shotgun sequence genomic region:
- the Marf gene encoding transmembrane GTPase Marf isoform X3, producing MDVMQRDDKIFVRAKKKINDIFVEIDDYVKDAVTFMHAVSGDNCIASAQDVANVEAYVSKVQAIREVLKRDHMKVAFFGRTSNGKSTVINAMLHDKILPSGIGHTTNCFLQVEGSDTDEAFMRTEGSEEKLNVQSVSQLGHALCASRLQECSLVHVYWPRELCALLRDDVVLVDSPGVDVTPNLDEWIDKYCLDADVFVLVANAESTLMVTEKNFFHKVSTKISQPNIFILNNRWDASASEPEYLDQVRSQHANRCVDFLSRELRVCSPKEAEERIFFISAKEALLTRMREREKPVSSPILADGHQVRYFEFVDFERKFEECISQSAVRTKFAQHSRRGKNIAGDVMAALELVYSSASDQKSAKVEKQRILQEQLTAVEEQLTAITRQMKDKIGRMVESVEHKVSLTLSQEIRRLSALVDEHDAPFRNDRQALEQYKRALHRHVESGLGSRLKKRLSSDIGHEMDEAQKEMAERMYNILPQHKRAAAASCIMPHQQPFEVLYRLNCDNLCADFTEDLTFRFSYGITALIQRFQGRHANKIALKNPPTVTQIPPSMGPAAPSTEVSRLSNGPSSMGPLSAEEWGMISKFALGALTSQGTMGGLLLSGLLLKTVGWRVVAVTGLVYGALYAYERLTWTAKAQERVFKRQYVAHAGRKLRLIVDLTSANCSHQVQQELSTMFARLCRLVDEATTEMDIELTEVREAIKMLDEASTSAKKLRNKANYLSHELELFDDAFLKH from the exons ATGGATGTGATGCAACGGGATGATAAG ATATTCGTGAGGGCCAAGAAGAAGATCAACGACATATTTGTTGAAATTGATGATTATGTCAAGGATGCAGTCACTTTTATGCAtg CTGTATCAGGGGACAACTGCATTGCATCAGCACAAGACGTGGCGAATGTGGAAGCTTACGTCAGCAAGGTGCAAGCCATACGGGAGGTGCTCAAACGGGACCACATGAAAGTGGCTTTCTTTGGCAG GACGAGTAACGGCAAAAGCACAGTCATCAACGCGATGCTGCACGACAAGATCCTGCCGAGCGGCATCGGGCACACCACCAACTGCTTCCTGCAGGTGGAGGGCTCCGACACCGACGAGGCCTTCATGAGGACCGAGGGCTCGGAGGAGAAGCTCAATGTTCAG TCGGTAAGCCAGTTAGGACATGCTCTATGCGCGTCCCGGCTTCAAGAATGCTCATTAGTGCACGTGTACTGGCCACGTGAACTGTGTGCATTGTTACGAGACGACGTGGTGCTAGTGGACAGTCCCGGGGTGGACGTGACGCCGAACCTCGACGAGTGGATCGACAAGTACTGCCTCGACGCGGACGTGTTCGTGCTCGTCGCCAACGCGGAGTCCACGCTCATGGTGACG GAAAAAAATTTCTTCCACAAAGTGTCGACGAAAATATCACAGCCGAACATTTTTATATTGAACAACAGGTGGGACGCCTCCGCTTCGGAGCCCGAGTACTTGGATCAG GTCCGCAGCCAGCACGCGAACAGATGCGTAGACTTCTTGTCGCGGGAGCTGCGCGTGTGCTCGCCCAAGGAGGCTGAGGAGCGCATCTTCTTCATCTCGGCCAAGGAGGCGCTGCTGACGCGCATGCGCGAGCGCGAGAAGCCTGTCTCTT CTCCCATCCTAGCCGACGGTCATCAAGTGCGCTACTTCGAGTTTGTGGACTTCGAGCGCAAGTTTGAAGAGTGCATCAGCCAATCGGCTGTGAGGACCAAGTTCGCGCAACACTCTCGCCGCGGCAAGAACATAGCCGGCGACGTTATGGCCGCCTTGGAACTG GTGTACAGCAGCGCCAGCGACCAGAAATCTGCGAAAGTGGAGAAGCAAAGGATATTACAGGAGCAACTGACGGCTGTGGAGGAGCAACTGACCGCCATCACGCGCCAGATGAAGGACAAGATCGGTCGCATGGTGGAGAGCGTTGAACACAAG GTGTCCCTAACTCTCAGTCAAGAGATCCGCAGACTGTCAGCACTAGTGGACGAACACGACGCGCCGTTCCGCAACGACCGACAGGCCCTGGAACAGTACAAGCGAGCTTTGCATCGACACGTCGAATCGGGCCTGGGCTCCAGACTCAAGAAACGACTGTCTTCAGACATCGGACACGAGATGGACGAGGCTCAAAAGGAAATGGCAG AGCGCATGTACAACATCCTGCCGCAGCACAAGCGCGCAGCCGCCGCCTCCTGCATCATGCCGCACCAGCAGCCCTTCGAGGTGCTGTACCGGCTCAACTGCGACAACCTCTGCGCGGACTTCACGGAGGACCTCACGTTCCGCTTCTCGTACGGCATCACGGCGCTCATCCAGCGCTTCCAGGGACGACACGCCAACAAGATCGCGCTCAAGAACCCGCCCACCGTCACGCAG ATACCTCCCAGTATGGGTCCCGCGGCCCCCTCTACAGAGGTGTCGCGGCTGAGCAACGGCCCCTCATCCATGGGGCCCCTCAGCGCCGAAGAATGGGGCATGATTTCCAAGTTCGCGTTAGGAGCTCTGACGTCACAGGGTACGATGGGAGGACTTCTGCTTTCGGGATTG CTCCTGAAGACGGTGGGATGGCGGGTAGTAGCGGTAACGGGGCTGGTGTACGGCGCCCTGTACGCGTACGAGAGGCTGACGTGGACGGCCAAGGCGCAGGAGCGAGTGTTCAAGCGGCAGTACGTGGCGCACGCGGGCCGCAAGCTGCGTCTCATCGTCGACCTCACGTCTGCCAACTGCAGCCATCAAGTGCAGCA AGAACTTTCGACAATGTTCGCGCGACTCTGTCGACTGGTAGATGAAGCGACGACGGAGATGGACATAGAACTAACAGAAGTCAGGGAAGCTATCAAAATGCTAGACGAAGCCTCGACGTCAGCGAAGAAGCTGCGCAACAAGGCCAACTACCTCAGCCATGAGCTGGAACTGTTCGACGACGCCTTCCTCAAGCATTAG
- the Marf gene encoding transmembrane GTPase Marf isoform X2, which translates to MAAYLNRTISMMAGDGPHNVAMNNGTVRVNMSNVDSPLQIFVRAKKKINDIFVEIDDYVKDAVTFMHGDNCIASAQDVANVEAYVSKVQAIREVLKRDHMKVAFFGRTSNGKSTVINAMLHDKILPSGIGHTTNCFLQVEGSDTDEAFMRTEGSEEKLNVQSVSQLGHALCASRLQECSLVHVYWPRELCALLRDDVVLVDSPGVDVTPNLDEWIDKYCLDADVFVLVANAESTLMVTEKNFFHKVSTKISQPNIFILNNRWDASASEPEYLDQVRSQHANRCVDFLSRELRVCSPKEAEERIFFISAKEALLTRMREREKPVSSPILADGHQVRYFEFVDFERKFEECISQSAVRTKFAQHSRRGKNIAGDVMAALELVYSSASDQKSAKVEKQRILQEQLTAVEEQLTAITRQMKDKIGRMVESVEHKVSLTLSQEIRRLSALVDEHDAPFRNDRQALEQYKRALHRHVESGLGSRLKKRLSSDIGHEMDEAQKEMAERMYNILPQHKRAAAASCIMPHQQPFEVLYRLNCDNLCADFTEDLTFRFSYGITALIQRFQGRHANKIALKNPPTVTQIPPSMGPAAPSTEVSRLSNGPSSMGPLSAEEWGMISKFALGALTSQGTMGGLLLSGLLLKTVGWRVVAVTGLVYGALYAYERLTWTAKAQERVFKRQYVAHAGRKLRLIVDLTSANCSHQVQQELSTMFARLCRLVDEATTEMDIELTEVREAIKMLDEASTSAKKLRNKANYLSHELELFDDAFLKH; encoded by the exons ATGGCTGCGTATCTTAACCGCACTATATCCATGATGGCTGGCGACGGGCCCCACAACGTTGCGATGAACAATGGCACCGTCCGCGTGAACATGTCCAACGTGGACTCCCCACTGCAGATATTCGTGAGGGCCAAGAAGAAGATCAACGACATATTTGTTGAAATTGATGATTATGTCAAGGATGCAGTCACTTTTATGCAtg GGGACAACTGCATTGCATCAGCACAAGACGTGGCGAATGTGGAAGCTTACGTCAGCAAGGTGCAAGCCATACGGGAGGTGCTCAAACGGGACCACATGAAAGTGGCTTTCTTTGGCAG GACGAGTAACGGCAAAAGCACAGTCATCAACGCGATGCTGCACGACAAGATCCTGCCGAGCGGCATCGGGCACACCACCAACTGCTTCCTGCAGGTGGAGGGCTCCGACACCGACGAGGCCTTCATGAGGACCGAGGGCTCGGAGGAGAAGCTCAATGTTCAG TCGGTAAGCCAGTTAGGACATGCTCTATGCGCGTCCCGGCTTCAAGAATGCTCATTAGTGCACGTGTACTGGCCACGTGAACTGTGTGCATTGTTACGAGACGACGTGGTGCTAGTGGACAGTCCCGGGGTGGACGTGACGCCGAACCTCGACGAGTGGATCGACAAGTACTGCCTCGACGCGGACGTGTTCGTGCTCGTCGCCAACGCGGAGTCCACGCTCATGGTGACG GAAAAAAATTTCTTCCACAAAGTGTCGACGAAAATATCACAGCCGAACATTTTTATATTGAACAACAGGTGGGACGCCTCCGCTTCGGAGCCCGAGTACTTGGATCAG GTCCGCAGCCAGCACGCGAACAGATGCGTAGACTTCTTGTCGCGGGAGCTGCGCGTGTGCTCGCCCAAGGAGGCTGAGGAGCGCATCTTCTTCATCTCGGCCAAGGAGGCGCTGCTGACGCGCATGCGCGAGCGCGAGAAGCCTGTCTCTT CTCCCATCCTAGCCGACGGTCATCAAGTGCGCTACTTCGAGTTTGTGGACTTCGAGCGCAAGTTTGAAGAGTGCATCAGCCAATCGGCTGTGAGGACCAAGTTCGCGCAACACTCTCGCCGCGGCAAGAACATAGCCGGCGACGTTATGGCCGCCTTGGAACTG GTGTACAGCAGCGCCAGCGACCAGAAATCTGCGAAAGTGGAGAAGCAAAGGATATTACAGGAGCAACTGACGGCTGTGGAGGAGCAACTGACCGCCATCACGCGCCAGATGAAGGACAAGATCGGTCGCATGGTGGAGAGCGTTGAACACAAG GTGTCCCTAACTCTCAGTCAAGAGATCCGCAGACTGTCAGCACTAGTGGACGAACACGACGCGCCGTTCCGCAACGACCGACAGGCCCTGGAACAGTACAAGCGAGCTTTGCATCGACACGTCGAATCGGGCCTGGGCTCCAGACTCAAGAAACGACTGTCTTCAGACATCGGACACGAGATGGACGAGGCTCAAAAGGAAATGGCAG AGCGCATGTACAACATCCTGCCGCAGCACAAGCGCGCAGCCGCCGCCTCCTGCATCATGCCGCACCAGCAGCCCTTCGAGGTGCTGTACCGGCTCAACTGCGACAACCTCTGCGCGGACTTCACGGAGGACCTCACGTTCCGCTTCTCGTACGGCATCACGGCGCTCATCCAGCGCTTCCAGGGACGACACGCCAACAAGATCGCGCTCAAGAACCCGCCCACCGTCACGCAG ATACCTCCCAGTATGGGTCCCGCGGCCCCCTCTACAGAGGTGTCGCGGCTGAGCAACGGCCCCTCATCCATGGGGCCCCTCAGCGCCGAAGAATGGGGCATGATTTCCAAGTTCGCGTTAGGAGCTCTGACGTCACAGGGTACGATGGGAGGACTTCTGCTTTCGGGATTG CTCCTGAAGACGGTGGGATGGCGGGTAGTAGCGGTAACGGGGCTGGTGTACGGCGCCCTGTACGCGTACGAGAGGCTGACGTGGACGGCCAAGGCGCAGGAGCGAGTGTTCAAGCGGCAGTACGTGGCGCACGCGGGCCGCAAGCTGCGTCTCATCGTCGACCTCACGTCTGCCAACTGCAGCCATCAAGTGCAGCA AGAACTTTCGACAATGTTCGCGCGACTCTGTCGACTGGTAGATGAAGCGACGACGGAGATGGACATAGAACTAACAGAAGTCAGGGAAGCTATCAAAATGCTAGACGAAGCCTCGACGTCAGCGAAGAAGCTGCGCAACAAGGCCAACTACCTCAGCCATGAGCTGGAACTGTTCGACGACGCCTTCCTCAAGCATTAG
- the Marf gene encoding transmembrane GTPase Marf isoform X1: protein MAAYLNRTISMMAGDGPHNVAMNNGTVRVNMSNVDSPLQIFVRAKKKINDIFVEIDDYVKDAVTFMHAVSGDNCIASAQDVANVEAYVSKVQAIREVLKRDHMKVAFFGRTSNGKSTVINAMLHDKILPSGIGHTTNCFLQVEGSDTDEAFMRTEGSEEKLNVQSVSQLGHALCASRLQECSLVHVYWPRELCALLRDDVVLVDSPGVDVTPNLDEWIDKYCLDADVFVLVANAESTLMVTEKNFFHKVSTKISQPNIFILNNRWDASASEPEYLDQVRSQHANRCVDFLSRELRVCSPKEAEERIFFISAKEALLTRMREREKPVSSPILADGHQVRYFEFVDFERKFEECISQSAVRTKFAQHSRRGKNIAGDVMAALELVYSSASDQKSAKVEKQRILQEQLTAVEEQLTAITRQMKDKIGRMVESVEHKVSLTLSQEIRRLSALVDEHDAPFRNDRQALEQYKRALHRHVESGLGSRLKKRLSSDIGHEMDEAQKEMAERMYNILPQHKRAAAASCIMPHQQPFEVLYRLNCDNLCADFTEDLTFRFSYGITALIQRFQGRHANKIALKNPPTVTQIPPSMGPAAPSTEVSRLSNGPSSMGPLSAEEWGMISKFALGALTSQGTMGGLLLSGLLLKTVGWRVVAVTGLVYGALYAYERLTWTAKAQERVFKRQYVAHAGRKLRLIVDLTSANCSHQVQQELSTMFARLCRLVDEATTEMDIELTEVREAIKMLDEASTSAKKLRNKANYLSHELELFDDAFLKH from the exons ATGGCTGCGTATCTTAACCGCACTATATCCATGATGGCTGGCGACGGGCCCCACAACGTTGCGATGAACAATGGCACCGTCCGCGTGAACATGTCCAACGTGGACTCCCCACTGCAGATATTCGTGAGGGCCAAGAAGAAGATCAACGACATATTTGTTGAAATTGATGATTATGTCAAGGATGCAGTCACTTTTATGCAtg CTGTATCAGGGGACAACTGCATTGCATCAGCACAAGACGTGGCGAATGTGGAAGCTTACGTCAGCAAGGTGCAAGCCATACGGGAGGTGCTCAAACGGGACCACATGAAAGTGGCTTTCTTTGGCAG GACGAGTAACGGCAAAAGCACAGTCATCAACGCGATGCTGCACGACAAGATCCTGCCGAGCGGCATCGGGCACACCACCAACTGCTTCCTGCAGGTGGAGGGCTCCGACACCGACGAGGCCTTCATGAGGACCGAGGGCTCGGAGGAGAAGCTCAATGTTCAG TCGGTAAGCCAGTTAGGACATGCTCTATGCGCGTCCCGGCTTCAAGAATGCTCATTAGTGCACGTGTACTGGCCACGTGAACTGTGTGCATTGTTACGAGACGACGTGGTGCTAGTGGACAGTCCCGGGGTGGACGTGACGCCGAACCTCGACGAGTGGATCGACAAGTACTGCCTCGACGCGGACGTGTTCGTGCTCGTCGCCAACGCGGAGTCCACGCTCATGGTGACG GAAAAAAATTTCTTCCACAAAGTGTCGACGAAAATATCACAGCCGAACATTTTTATATTGAACAACAGGTGGGACGCCTCCGCTTCGGAGCCCGAGTACTTGGATCAG GTCCGCAGCCAGCACGCGAACAGATGCGTAGACTTCTTGTCGCGGGAGCTGCGCGTGTGCTCGCCCAAGGAGGCTGAGGAGCGCATCTTCTTCATCTCGGCCAAGGAGGCGCTGCTGACGCGCATGCGCGAGCGCGAGAAGCCTGTCTCTT CTCCCATCCTAGCCGACGGTCATCAAGTGCGCTACTTCGAGTTTGTGGACTTCGAGCGCAAGTTTGAAGAGTGCATCAGCCAATCGGCTGTGAGGACCAAGTTCGCGCAACACTCTCGCCGCGGCAAGAACATAGCCGGCGACGTTATGGCCGCCTTGGAACTG GTGTACAGCAGCGCCAGCGACCAGAAATCTGCGAAAGTGGAGAAGCAAAGGATATTACAGGAGCAACTGACGGCTGTGGAGGAGCAACTGACCGCCATCACGCGCCAGATGAAGGACAAGATCGGTCGCATGGTGGAGAGCGTTGAACACAAG GTGTCCCTAACTCTCAGTCAAGAGATCCGCAGACTGTCAGCACTAGTGGACGAACACGACGCGCCGTTCCGCAACGACCGACAGGCCCTGGAACAGTACAAGCGAGCTTTGCATCGACACGTCGAATCGGGCCTGGGCTCCAGACTCAAGAAACGACTGTCTTCAGACATCGGACACGAGATGGACGAGGCTCAAAAGGAAATGGCAG AGCGCATGTACAACATCCTGCCGCAGCACAAGCGCGCAGCCGCCGCCTCCTGCATCATGCCGCACCAGCAGCCCTTCGAGGTGCTGTACCGGCTCAACTGCGACAACCTCTGCGCGGACTTCACGGAGGACCTCACGTTCCGCTTCTCGTACGGCATCACGGCGCTCATCCAGCGCTTCCAGGGACGACACGCCAACAAGATCGCGCTCAAGAACCCGCCCACCGTCACGCAG ATACCTCCCAGTATGGGTCCCGCGGCCCCCTCTACAGAGGTGTCGCGGCTGAGCAACGGCCCCTCATCCATGGGGCCCCTCAGCGCCGAAGAATGGGGCATGATTTCCAAGTTCGCGTTAGGAGCTCTGACGTCACAGGGTACGATGGGAGGACTTCTGCTTTCGGGATTG CTCCTGAAGACGGTGGGATGGCGGGTAGTAGCGGTAACGGGGCTGGTGTACGGCGCCCTGTACGCGTACGAGAGGCTGACGTGGACGGCCAAGGCGCAGGAGCGAGTGTTCAAGCGGCAGTACGTGGCGCACGCGGGCCGCAAGCTGCGTCTCATCGTCGACCTCACGTCTGCCAACTGCAGCCATCAAGTGCAGCA AGAACTTTCGACAATGTTCGCGCGACTCTGTCGACTGGTAGATGAAGCGACGACGGAGATGGACATAGAACTAACAGAAGTCAGGGAAGCTATCAAAATGCTAGACGAAGCCTCGACGTCAGCGAAGAAGCTGCGCAACAAGGCCAACTACCTCAGCCATGAGCTGGAACTGTTCGACGACGCCTTCCTCAAGCATTAG
- the LOC117996473 gene encoding SAC3 domain-containing protein 1 isoform X2 codes for MRTKEKLVHVLEVTTSGHKLVKSYCRSAADSNMVVPRLLRPFPVLSDTVHYLLLEVPKRKDVKKLSVKYDFLNDRLRAVRQDMTIQRLLPEQCVVLLEPMIRFYVYYGYRLSDHPSNEFVPVLNKKDLLQCMKWFLNCCDVLHKPEEGDDIDSIIDSLNSLDICKVRPELSCDRILIESLYIICNLNDIHPLYRYLRLPKYVKRAPALKLAYDIAIANKNGNYIRTLRLAKRLCPLTYAALCLSLPTIQRRALQVMSHGYSSKNLTVPVEVLKDWLWFNSCEEVRATCAHYELQVLQEKHGVCFNKTSFIESQQHQPTKHLQAKVLQLELEEVLSYTV; via the exons at GCGAACAAAAGAGAAACTAGTCCATGTACTGGAAGTGACCACGTCAGGTCATAAACTGGTGAAGAGCTACTGCCGGTCAGCAGCTGACTCCAACATGGTCGTGCCTCGGCTGCTGAGACCTTTCCCAGTGCTCTCTGACACTGTACACTATTTGTTATtaga AGTACCAAAACGaaaagatgtaaaaaaattgtcagTAAAGTATGACTTCCTGAACGATCGGCTGAGAGCGGTGAGACAAGACATGACCATACAAAGGTTGTTGCCGGAGCAGTGTGTGGTGCTGCTTGAACCTATGATTAGGTTCTATGTTTATTATGGTTACag ATTAAGTGATCATCCATCAAATGAATTTGTTCCAGTGCTAAACAAAAAAGATCTACTACAGTGTATGAAATGGTTCCTCAACTGCTGTGACGTGTTGCACAAACCAGAGGAAGGCGATGATATTGACTCGATAATAGACAGTCTCAACTCATTGGACATTTGCAAAGTCAGGCCAGAGCTGTCCTGTGATAGGATACTGATTGAAAGTCTGTATATAATTTGCAATTTGAATGATATACATCCTTTGTATAGGTATTTGAGATTACCTAAATATGTGAAAAG GGCACCTGCACTAAAACTAGCATATGACATAGCGATAGCAAATAAGAATGGCAACTATATAAGAACACTGAGGCTGGCGAAACGGTTGTGCCCTCTCACCTACGCCGCGCTGTGCTTGTCTCTGCCGACCATACAGAG GCGAGCTCTGCAAGTGATGAGCCATGGATACAGCAGCAAGAACCTGACCGTCCCCGTCGAAGTGCTGAAGGATTGGCTGTGGTTCAACAGCTGCGAGGAAGTGCGGGCCACTTGTGCGCACTACGAGCTGCAGGTGCTCCAAGAGAAACACGGGGTTTGCTTCAATAAGACCAGTTTCATTGAAAGTCAACAG CATCAGCCAACGAAACATTTGCAAGCCAAAGTACTACAACTAGAATTGGAAGAGGTACTATCGTATACAGTTTGA
- the LOC117996473 gene encoding SAC3 domain-containing protein 1 isoform X1 produces MSTKGIVPDNLLDDNNIETRKCTQGICMEMCPPEEVTLRTKEKLVHVLEVTTSGHKLVKSYCRSAADSNMVVPRLLRPFPVLSDTVHYLLLEVPKRKDVKKLSVKYDFLNDRLRAVRQDMTIQRLLPEQCVVLLEPMIRFYVYYGYRLSDHPSNEFVPVLNKKDLLQCMKWFLNCCDVLHKPEEGDDIDSIIDSLNSLDICKVRPELSCDRILIESLYIICNLNDIHPLYRYLRLPKYVKRAPALKLAYDIAIANKNGNYIRTLRLAKRLCPLTYAALCLSLPTIQRRALQVMSHGYSSKNLTVPVEVLKDWLWFNSCEEVRATCAHYELQVLQEKHGVCFNKTSFIESQQHQPTKHLQAKVLQLELEEVLSYTV; encoded by the exons atgtctACGAAAGGCATTGTCCCTGATAATCTTTTGGACGATAATAATATTGAAACGAGAAAATGTACGCAAGGAATCTGTATGGAAATGTGTCCACCTGAAGAGGTTacttt GCGAACAAAAGAGAAACTAGTCCATGTACTGGAAGTGACCACGTCAGGTCATAAACTGGTGAAGAGCTACTGCCGGTCAGCAGCTGACTCCAACATGGTCGTGCCTCGGCTGCTGAGACCTTTCCCAGTGCTCTCTGACACTGTACACTATTTGTTATtaga AGTACCAAAACGaaaagatgtaaaaaaattgtcagTAAAGTATGACTTCCTGAACGATCGGCTGAGAGCGGTGAGACAAGACATGACCATACAAAGGTTGTTGCCGGAGCAGTGTGTGGTGCTGCTTGAACCTATGATTAGGTTCTATGTTTATTATGGTTACag ATTAAGTGATCATCCATCAAATGAATTTGTTCCAGTGCTAAACAAAAAAGATCTACTACAGTGTATGAAATGGTTCCTCAACTGCTGTGACGTGTTGCACAAACCAGAGGAAGGCGATGATATTGACTCGATAATAGACAGTCTCAACTCATTGGACATTTGCAAAGTCAGGCCAGAGCTGTCCTGTGATAGGATACTGATTGAAAGTCTGTATATAATTTGCAATTTGAATGATATACATCCTTTGTATAGGTATTTGAGATTACCTAAATATGTGAAAAG GGCACCTGCACTAAAACTAGCATATGACATAGCGATAGCAAATAAGAATGGCAACTATATAAGAACACTGAGGCTGGCGAAACGGTTGTGCCCTCTCACCTACGCCGCGCTGTGCTTGTCTCTGCCGACCATACAGAG GCGAGCTCTGCAAGTGATGAGCCATGGATACAGCAGCAAGAACCTGACCGTCCCCGTCGAAGTGCTGAAGGATTGGCTGTGGTTCAACAGCTGCGAGGAAGTGCGGGCCACTTGTGCGCACTACGAGCTGCAGGTGCTCCAAGAGAAACACGGGGTTTGCTTCAATAAGACCAGTTTCATTGAAAGTCAACAG CATCAGCCAACGAAACATTTGCAAGCCAAAGTACTACAACTAGAATTGGAAGAGGTACTATCGTATACAGTTTGA
- the LOC117996474 gene encoding uncharacterized protein — MPFANHFPNVSNVSTLAQTVGLWVGQTRLRGIQSPGVQFIPERVKVVYVNEKYFHNYTWAVKRYGRKSGYYLNIEATIKKEWNNNVTFNLIFNEFLHNEYRRSFVELHYKFCDLLKNEKFIGHRVLEYGIKCPLVADTYRFMNLTIPLEEFPSVFPYERARIDIEYTITNTSESMSKVYLYCTFKKIRV; from the exons ATGCCATTTGCCAACCATTTTCCAAATGTTTCCAACGTTTCCACCTTGGCACA GACGGTAGGACTGTGGGTAGGACAGACAAGACTGCGTGGGATCCAGTCACCG ggAGTGCAGTTCATTCCCGAGAGAGTAAAGGTGGTTTATGTGAATGAGAAATACTTTCACAACTACACGTGGGCGGTTAAAAGATATGGGCGAAAGAGTGGTTACTACCTCAATATAGAGGCAACTATAAAAAAGGAATGGAATAATAATGTCACG ttcAATTTGATATTCAACGAGTTTCTTCATAACGAGTACAGGCGTTCGTTTGTAGAACTGCATTACAAATTTTGTGATTTactaaaaaatgaaaaattcatCGGGCATAGAGTCCTAGAATATGGAATAAAATGTCCTCTCGTCgcc GACACATATCGTTTCATGAATCTAACGATCCCCTTAGAGGAGTTCCCCAGCGTGTTTCCATACGAGCGAGCCCGTATCGATATTGAGTACACCATCACTAATACTAGCGAAAGTATGTCGAAGGTCTACCTGTATTGTACATTTAAGAAAATTCGTGtgtaa